From one Dama dama isolate Ldn47 chromosome 4, ASM3311817v1, whole genome shotgun sequence genomic stretch:
- the CHST6 gene encoding carbohydrate sulfotransferase 6, which translates to MWLRRVSSTAVTALLLAQTGLLLFLVSRPRLPPPASGEERVHVLVLSSWRSGSSFVGQLFSQHPDVFYLMEPAWHVWAALSQGSALALHMAVRDLVRSVFLCDMDVFDAYLPWRRNLSDLFQWAESRALCSPPACSAFPRGAISSEAVCKPLCARRPFGLAQEACRSYSHVVLKEVRFFNLEVLYPLLSDPALRLRIVHLVRDPRAVLRSREQTAKALARDNGIVLGTNGKWVEADPELRVVREVCRSHVRIAEAATRKPPPALRGRYRLVRFEDLARAPLPEIRELYAFAGLSLTPQLEAWIHNITHGVGPGARREAFKTTSRDALNVSQAWRHALPFAKIRRVQELCAGALQLLGYRPVFSEDEQRDLSLDLVLPRGPSSFSWASSTAEHPGP; encoded by the coding sequence ATGTGGCTGCGGCGCGTCTCCAGCACGGCGGTGACCGCGCTCCTGCTAGCGCAGACCGGCCTCCTGCTCTTCTTGGTCTCCCGGCCCAGACTGCCGCCCCCGGCGAGCGGCGAGGAGCGCGTGCACGTGCTGGTGCTGTCCTCGTGGCGCTCAGGCTCGTCCTTCGTGGGCCAGCTCTTCAGTCAGCACCCCGACGTCTTCTACCTCATGGAGCCCGCGTGGCACGTGTGGGCCGCCCTGTCGCAGGGCAGCGCCCTGGCGCTCCACATGGCGGTACGCGACCTGGTGCGTTCCGTCTTCCTCTGCGACATGGACGTGTTCGACGCCTACCTGCCATGGAGGCGCAACCTGTCAGACCTCTTCCAGTGGGCGGAGAGCCGGGCGCTGTGCTCGCCGCCCGCCTGCAGCGCCTTCCCGCGCGGCGCCATCAGCAGCGAGGCGGTGTGCAAGCCGTTGTGCGCGCGGCGGCCCTTCGGCCTGGCGCAGGAGGCCTGCCGCTCCTACAGCCACGTGGTGCTCAAGGAGGTGCGCTTCTTCAACCTGGAGGTGCTCTACCCGCTGCTCAGCGACCCCGCGCTCCGCCTGCGCATCGTGCACCTGGTGCGCGACCCGCGCGCCGTGCTGCGCTCGCGCGAGCAGACGGCCAAGGCGCTGGCGCGCGACAACGGCATCGTGCTGGGCACCAACGGCAAGTGGGTGGAGGCCGACCCGGAGCTGCGCGTGGTGCGGGAGGTGTGCCGCAGCCACGTGCGCATCGCCGAGGCGGCCACGCGCAAGCCGCCGCCGGCCCTGCGCGGCCGCTACCGCCTCGTGCGCTTCGAGGACCTGGCGCGGGCGCCGCTGCCGGAGATCCGAGAGCTGTACGCCTTCGCGGGCCTGAGCCTCACGCCGCAGCTCGAGGCCTGGATCCACAACATCACGCACGGCGTCGGGCCCGGCGCGCGCCGCGAGGCCTTCAAGACCACGTCGAGGGACGCGCTGAACGTCTCGCAGGCTTGGCGCCACGCCCTGCCCTTCGCCAAGATCCGCCGTGTGCAGGAGCTGTGTGCTGGCGCGTTGCAGCTGCTGGGCTACCGGCCAGTGTTCTCCGAGGACGAGCAGCGCGACCTCAGCCTGGACCTGGTGCTGCCGCGCGGCCCGAGCAGCTTCAGCTGGGCCTCGTCCACTGCCGAGCACCCCGGGCCGTAG